The following nucleotide sequence is from Trifolium pratense cultivar HEN17-A07 linkage group LG2, ARS_RC_1.1, whole genome shotgun sequence.
actatttaaaaataaaatgatttaatttatatcaataatatattgattCAAGTGGCAAGAATCTTGAGTCTCTTAATCAGatatcaagattttttttaaaggcaaaattacactacatgtcctttatcttatttttttgtaacactttgatcctttatctttttttttgtaacaatttggtcctttatctttttttttcgtaacactttgatccgtatcttatttatttataaaaaataaaggaccaaagtgttacaaataaaataagataaaggaccaaactattacaaaaaaagggactaaaatgttacaaataaaaaaaagactaaagtgttacaaataaaagataaaggaccaaagtgttacaaaaaaaaatataaaagaccaaagtgttacaaaaaaataagataaataacttgtagtgtaattttgcctttttaAAATGGCAAAGATATATATTAAACAAAACTCAGAGGttacaagaacaaaacaaaaaaagaggaGTACCAAAAATACTCACAAAGAATAAGACAAAAcaagaagacaaaaaaaaaaaaaaaacaacaaagacgCCACCACAAGACACTAGTCCACCCAAATCCATAACCAAAACATCTggtaacaaagaaaaaaatggacAAGGGAAAAAGTAGAAGGAGCAGACCACCTAGCAAGCAGAGTCATCACTACCCAACACCAAACCTCACCAACCTATATTGGCTCGAGCATATGATAGATTGCACCTCTCACTCATAGAAGGAGCATGAATTACCGGAGTTTTTGGCTAAGAACCACTTTAAAGATAAAAGTTTCACATTTTCAATCAAATAGTCGATAGAAACAGTTTCCATAATAAAGATTAGTTTATTCCGAAAGTTACAGAATATATGTGATGAGATTTTGATGTGTATTTGTGTGATAGTGCAAATATTGATTACATTTTGCCGACaggtttattttttctttttagataAGTTTTGTTGACAAGTTGCATTTTAAATTTGTCAATATTCGTGTATTCTTCTTTGCATGACTCCATTGCGAATTTTGccaaatgaagaagaaaatacTTCATATAGAAAAAGTAATTTGGTCTgttgttcttttatttattcAGTGTGTATTTGTTGGATAGTTTGATATAGTAACATGAGAGTCTCCTTTCACAATAGGGACCTGCACTGCACATATTAAAAGGACAAATATGAAGTATATGGTACACTAAAAAACATTCCTCTTAAAAACTACATATATTCATAAATTTAAAAGACACTAATAAACCcaaaatattaaatgcaatTATATATAAGCATGTTGATCGTCGAAATACACTTTCTTACATTTAACAAGTCAAAATTTGACGCCGGTAATAAACGACTATTTATCACTCTATAGCTCAATCTAATTAGAACGAGTTAAGCTTTAATATACTTATCCTTAATCCTATTAAgctcaataaaaaaatattgcttCGCAAGCTtccaataatttaaaaaaaaatcgcaGAATGCATGATTAGTTTTGCCATATAGGTGTCGAACAGCTGAAGCTCAGTTTTGAATTTTGTACTAAAAATAATCGTATATGGCATATCCGTACGAATATGCTCAATCAGCACTATGTTAGGATGATCACTTGTATTGTTGTAGAGTTCAATTGTTATGTGTAATTGTGTTTTAGTTGATAGCTTGGGCCTCAAGCAAGGCTGGCCTGCAGCTTGGCCTGCAGCAGCTTGCCTGCGCGCGCGCGTGCTTAGCCTGACTATGGGCTTGCCTTGCCTAAGCCAAAAGCTGTTTTATATGTTTGGGACTTTGCCTATATATAGGCTTGTATTGTTGCTAAGTGATCAATGAGAAGTACAGTTTTACttcaacaattggtatcagtaTACCTTTTGAATCGATCCAAACCTCCTCTTTGTGCAATAACCGTAGTTAGTTACACAAAGAACAAAAGTCAGTTAGTCAGTTACAACAAACTTTTCCATTCTCCTTTTTCAAGAAAGCTTCGATTCTAGCTTCCATGGCTGATTCAAACAACTATATGCAACCTTCTATACCAAGATTTGATGGCTTCTATGATCATTGGGCCATGCTTATGGAAAATTTGTTACGTtctaaagaatattgggatttGATCGAGAATGGTGTGATTGTAGCACCTGCAAATGCAACGCAGGAGCAATTGAAATCATCTGAAGAAAGTAGATTGAAAGATCTGAAGGCaaagaattatattttcaaGCAATCGATCGCACGATTCTTGAAACCATTCTTTCTAGAGATACAGCTAAGGATATTTGGGATTCTATGCGATTGAAGTATCAAGGATCATCAAAAGTGAAGAGAGCTCAGCTGCAAGCTCTGAGAAAAGAATATGAATCTCTGAATATGAAGATTGGtgagtcaattgatgactattTCTCACGCACCCTAACCATTGTTAACAAGATGAAGATGCACGGTGAACCTATGACTCAAGGTACAGTAGTTGAGAAAATCTTGCGTTCTTTAACTTCAAGATTCAACTATGTAGCTTGTTCAATTGAGGAATCAAACGATGTCACTACTTGGACTGTGGATCAATTGCAAAGCAGTCTGCTTGTTCATGAACATAGAATGAAAGGTCAAAGAGATGAAGAGCCAGTCTTGAAAGTGAGTAACAATGGTGGTAGAGGGAGAGGGTGTGGAGGAAGAGATGGTGGTAGAGGGAGAGGACGTGGCAGAGGTAGATTCAACAAAGAAAATGTTGAATGCTACAAATGTCACAAGTTAGGCCACTTTCAATCTGAATGTCCAAGCTGGGATGAAGATAATGCAAACTATGCAGAGTTTGAATTTGATGAGGCTGGAGAAATCTTGCTTATGGCTCAAGGTACTAAAGATTTTGAAAGCAACAATGAAAGTAAGTATGAAATTTGGTTTCTAGATTCAGGATGTAGCAATCATATGGTAGGAAATAAGGATTGGCTGTTTGACTATGATGATAGTTTTAAAGATTCAGTGAAATTAGGAGATGATTCCAAAATGGTTGTAGTTGGAAAAGGGAATTTGAAGTTGTACATTGTAAGGTATGTTCAAATTCTCACAAATGTGTACTATCTCCCTGGTTTGAAGAACAATTTGTTGAGCATAGGTCAACTGCAGCAGAAAAATCTCACAATAGTGTTCAAGAATGACACTTGCAAGGTGTACCATGAAGAAAATGGATTGATTATGTTCACTCACATGTCAATGAATAGAATGTACATAATCAAAGCACCAGTGTTGATTCCAAATTGTTACAAAGCAACCCAATCCAATGATGCTCAGCTTTGGCATCAAAGATATGGACACTTGAGTTTCAAAGGAATTAACATCTTGGCCCAGAAGAAAATGGTACAAGGCCTACCATATGTGAAGGAACCAGATCAAAAGTGTGACAGCTGCATGAAGGGAAAGCAACAGAGAGAATCCATGCCAAAGAAACCACTCTGGAGAGCTAGTGAGAATTTGCAGCTGGTACACTCTGATATCTGTGGTCCTATCAATCCTGAATCTAATGGCAAAAAAAGATACTTCATCACCTTTATTGATGATCTAAGCAGAAAGACATGGACTTACTTCTTGAGTGAAAAGTCTGAAGCATTCATTGCCTTTCAGAAGTTCAAGGCTATGGTGGAGAATGAGACTAAACTCAAGATACAATGCTTGAGAACTGACAGAGGTGGTGAGTATACATCTACTGCATTTAATGAATATTGTGATGTTCAAGGGATCAGAAGACAACTTACAGCTGCCTATACACCTCAACAGAATGGTGTTTCTGAGAGGAAGAATAGGACTATTATGAATGTGGTGAGAAGCATGTTGTCAGAAAAGAATGTGCCAAAGAAtttttggcctgaagcagtcAACTGGTCAGTCCACATACTCAATAGATGCCCTACCTTTGCAGTAAAAGATGTTACACCAGAAGAGGCTTGGAGTGGAATCAAACCCTCAGTAAGTCACTTTAAAGTTTTTGGTTCCATTGCCTATGTTCATGTACCAGATAATCTGAGGAAAAAGCTTGATGACAAAAGCGTTGTCTGCATTCACTTAGGCATAAGTGATGAATCCAAGGCCTATAAGTTGTATGATCCTTTGAAAAGAAAGATAGTTGTGAGCAAAGATGTAAGATTTGATGAGACAAAACAATGGAATTGGGAAAGTAAGGGAGTTGAAGCAATTAAGGGAAGAGAAGTAATCCCTGACACAGATGCTTGTTCAACAAGCAAACACAGTGAAGAAGGGAATGAAGGTTTTGATGATCACAATGAACTCTTGAATGGGGATAATAATGATCAAGGAGAGCACAATGATGTGAGTGATCAAATTGTTCCAGATTCAGAGAGtagtgatgaagaagataacCCTCCCTTGGATAAAAGAGTTTCAAAAAGACCAGGATACCTTGATGATTTTGTTACAGATGATGCTGAGATGCACAATCTTGCTATTTTCACTCCTAGCACTGATCTCATTTCTTATGAAGAGGCCTGCAAGCATGATATTTGGAGAAAAACAATGGATGCTGAAATTTCAGCTATTAAAAGCAATGATACTTGGGAATTGACTGCATTACCAGCTGGTGTAAAGAAGATTGGAGTGAAATGGATATACAAGACCAAGTACAATGAACAGGGCAAGATTGAGAAATATAAAGCAAGGTTGGTTGCAAAAGGCTATTCTCAGTAGCAAGGcattgactacaatgaagtgtttgcacctgtTGCAAGGTGGGACACTATCAGAACTATTCTTGCTATAGCTGCTTTGAAGAACTGGTATGTGTTTCAGCTTGATGTGAAGAGTGCTTTTCTGCATGGAGAACTCAATGAGGAAGTGTATGTAGATCAGCCTCTAGGGTATCAAAAGGAAAATAAGCAACTGGTGTACAGACTGAAgaagtctttgtatggattgaaacaagcaccTAGAGCTTGGTACAGCAAGATAGAAGCCTACTTTAATCATGAAGGATTTGAAAAATGTCCTCATGAGCATACCCTATTTGTCAAGAGTGAAACAGATGGAAGAATTATAGTAGTGagtttgtatgttgatgacttgatCTTCACATGCAATGATGAGAAATTGTTTGCTAAATTCAAGAGTTCCATGGAAAGAAATTTTGCAATGACAGATTTAGGGAAGATGAGGTACTTCCTTGGTGTGGAAATAAAGCAAGATGGTAATGGAATATTTTTGtatcaacaaaaatatgcaGTTGAAATCTTGCAGAGATTTGGGATGAGTGATTGTAATAGTGTGAACAATCCAATTGTGCCTGGTAGCAAGCTTCAGAAAGATGAGACATGACAAGCCAGCAATTCAACTTTATACAAGCAAATGGTAGGGTGCTTGATGTACTTGCTTGCAACCAGACCTGATCTAGCTTTTTCTGTATGCTTAGTGGCAAGATATATGGAAAGGCCAACTGAAATTCATATGGCTGCTGTGAAAAGAATACTCAGATACTTGAAAGGAACAACTAGCTATGGCTTGTGGTATGAAAGAGGTAAAGGAGATGAGTTGGTTGGGTGGTCTGATTCTGATTATGCTGGTGACATTGATGACAGAAGAAGCACATCTTGCTATGTGTTTATGATTGGCACTAAGGTTGTGTCATGGTCTTCCAAGAAACAACCAATTGTGACATTATCTACAACTGAAGCTGAATTTATAGCTGCAGCTGGTAGTGCATGTCAAGGAGTTTGGTTATCTAGAATTCTGACTGCTATTGATGCAAGGAAAGGGAACTGCATCACCATTTACCGTGACAATAGCTCATCAATCAAGCTATCTAAAAATCCTGTGATGCATGGAAGAAGTAAGCATATAGATGTGAGATTCCACTTCTTAAGAGACTTGACTAAGGAAGGTATAATTCAGCTGGTTCACTGCTCATCCTTTGAGCAAGTAGCAGACATAATGACTAAGCCATTGAGTTTCGACAGCTTCAGCAGAAATAGAGATAAGATGGGCTTGTGCACTTTGGAGTTGATAAATTGATTGGAATTGATGTTCAATTTAGGGGAGCAATTGTTAGGATGATCACTTGTATTGTTGTAGAGTTCAATTGTTATGTGTAATTGTGTTTTAGTTGATAGCTTGGGCCTCAAGCAAGGCTGGCCTGCAGCTTGGCCTACAGCAGCTTGCCTGCGCGCGCGCGTGCTTAGCCTGACTATGGGCTTGCCTTGGCTAAGCCAAAAGCTGTTTTATGTGTTTGGGACTTTGCCTATATATAGGCTTGTATTGTTGCTAAGTGATCAATGAGAAGTATAGTTTTACTTCAACACACTATacataagaaaaattaaagatgGCGTAcctaaggctctgtttggtaaaattaagctataagttagtttatagctgataagctagctgatagctgaaaagctaacttataattgatagctgaaaagttagctgattgaaattaaagtgtttggtaaaattagctttttaaatgattgataaatataaaaagacataaaaagatatttatatgtagtgggtagtttttattttagtgggtagttttttattttataaaaaataataaaattaaattaaaggttaaaaatggaaaaaactgtaaaaagctataagctcaaacgctacttgaaatagcatctcaaaaaaagctataagctcgtgagaaaagctttttaccaaacacttttatttttttcaaacaagcttataagctagtccaataagctataagctagcttattggacttaccaaacagaccctaagtcCGATTAAATTAAGATTATTTCAAGTGGCTTTCATGGTATCACGAGTACGTaccatcaaataaaaaatatatatattgacaagtgttttattattttaagatcAATTTATATCGATTTCTAAAATAATCTTTcttaaataccaaaaaaaaaaaatctttcttaGGCCAAATGTGAGTAAGacccaaaatataaattgatcTAATAATTATTCTACAATTGCAGTTTAGTTGATAGCTACAAAAACGTTGATATATAATCATTTGAGTTAAAATTATGTGAGTCTAATCAccaaatacaaaacaaaaaacatcgTACAAATTGATTATTTGCATTATCACTACATTTGTGAGAAGGataaaaatataagtgtaaTTTCAGCAAATTCATCTATTGTTATTGGTCCCAACTCAAAATTAACAAACTCGTCTAATGACAAGTTCTCTCAGATTTGTGCCAATAATATCAAACCAAACATAACTGAAGAGGAGAATATCTCAATGATTCCCGATTATTTATGGTTTCGgcactagtagaaaaaagcttttttacatctggcgaaaaacactttttacatctgaaaaatgtcagatgtaggcgcacgagacttagtaagtatacacgttttacatctgggtagtcagatgtaaaaaaacactttttaccttTGACCAAggcgaaaatcaaatattatttttttaaaattaaattggaccttttacatctgaccaagtccacctgatgtgaaatcttaactttattttttatttttcaaatacctgcgtttttttatatattttaaatttttgttattaaaaaaatctaacccaTAATGCCAAATTAAACATTCAACAAAATCCTGCATTTGTATATTAAAAATGCTGcgtttccttttttttaaaaaaaaatctaacccacAGGCCaacaagatatatatatatataaacataacttaACAGCTAGCATCatccaaaattaaaaatcaagcCACAACAAGGCAAATATAAGTAATGAAATACATATTCTGATATGCATATCAAAACAGCATTACAATATTCTTGGCAAAGAGGAAGATAAATCAAAATAGTATTACAATATGTTtggaaaaacaatataaaaagatAGTATGTGAAAGTTAAATCAAAACAGTATTACAATATGTTTGTGAAAGTTCAGAGCAATATTGTGCAAGTGCAAGCAAACAAGTACATAATTTTCAATCTACATACTTAAATATCATGACACTTAACTCCAAATTAATCATGTTGGCCAGTaacaataaaaattctaaataagaTGTTCAACTTACATCAAAATAATGTGTGCACACAAGATACTCATGGAGCTTGCCTTTCTCCAGCCAAAACTAGACAACATCATGCTTGTCCTTtgcagaaatttttttttcacctatTATAACAAAAAGCAAATTCCAACACTTATTACTAGATTGTCAAAAGGCTAGCACCGAAATTTATAATGTCAAAATAACTTTGTACATTGTGTCAAAACTGTACATAAAAAACTACATAActggaaaacaaaaataaaaagatagtATATATATCCAATGGAcccaagaaaaaacaatttcatCTTAAAGTTAAAAAACTTAAGAATAACATCAGAATCAAGAAACTCAAAGAACAAAAACACATATCTATTGTATCTCATCTAGACtctgcaacaacaaaaacaattatatagATGAACAATATATTACCAGAATACAAGCCAACCCTGAATAATTAACATCTAAAAGGAATCTTTATTCAATGTGTAAGGTTAAGAAACCACAAAATTAggtaaattaattgaaaaattgaaatcaaCTGATGCTTTAATGGTGATGGTTTAAAC
It contains:
- the LOC123904145 gene encoding secreted RxLR effector protein 161-like — protein: MVGCLMYLLATRPDLAFSVCLVARYMERPTEIHMAAVKRILRYLKGTTSYGLWYERGKGDELVGWSDSDYAGDIDDRRSTSCYVFMIGTKVVSWSSKKQPIVTLSTTEAEFIAAAGSACQGVWLSRILTAIDARKGNCITIYRDNSSSIKLSKNPVMHGRSKHIDVRFHFLRDLTKEGIIQLVHCSSFEQVADIMTKPLSFDSFSRNRDKMGLCTLELIN